The Mammaliicoccus sciuri genome window below encodes:
- the rpe gene encoding ribulose-phosphate 3-epimerase, with protein sequence MVKIAPSLLACDFAELKQEVTRVKESGADILHFDVMDGQFVSNISIGLPILESLRKVTDMTIDTHLMIENPEQMIDAFCEAGSDMVSVHFEATPHIHRAIQQIKAYDKLAGVVINPGTPVESLTQILGDVDFVLIMTVNPGFGGQSFIESTLSKISWLDEYRNEHDLNFEIEVDGGVNEETGALCKAQGADILVAGSYYFKHEDYKEPVHKLKGD encoded by the coding sequence ATGGTAAAAATAGCACCTTCACTTTTAGCTTGTGATTTTGCAGAATTAAAACAAGAAGTAACACGCGTTAAGGAATCTGGCGCAGACATTTTACATTTTGATGTAATGGATGGTCAGTTTGTATCGAATATATCAATTGGTTTACCTATTTTAGAATCATTAAGAAAAGTAACTGATATGACGATTGATACACATTTAATGATCGAGAACCCAGAACAAATGATTGACGCGTTTTGTGAAGCGGGTAGTGACATGGTATCTGTTCACTTCGAGGCGACGCCACACATTCATAGAGCGATACAACAAATCAAAGCGTATGATAAATTAGCAGGTGTTGTGATCAATCCTGGAACGCCTGTAGAATCATTAACTCAAATTTTAGGAGACGTGGACTTTGTTTTAATTATGACTGTGAATCCTGGATTTGGTGGTCAAAGCTTTATAGAATCTACGCTAAGTAAAATTTCTTGGTTAGACGAATATAGAAATGAACATGACTTAAACTTTGAAATTGAAGTTGATGGTGGTGTTAATGAAGAAACAGGTGCGTTATGTAAAGCACAAGGAGCAGACATATTAGTTGCAGGATCTTATTACTTCAAGCATGAAGACTACAAAGAACCTGTACACAAATTAAAGGGTGATTAA
- a CDS encoding RNA degradosome polyphosphate kinase, which produces MEAQAEQFYLDNPEYYNNRELSWLDFNYRVLEEAIDPNNPLLEQLKFLAIHSSNLDGFFMVRVAGLKDQVKMNFNEPENKAQLTPKEQLIGIEKKNRVNVELQYKRFNELKDLLKNYKIFITQPERLPEPLIEQLQHQFNTEILPTLSPLGIDAYRPFPKLNNKMLNLFVDIRLNDGEIKSAIVPVPTLLDRIIKLEHEGVKYIVFLEDVISLFIKQLFNGYEVINTYTFRVTRNADLTIHEEGAEDLLIEIERFLKERKSGAAVRLEIDRRHIDSEVKSIFLMNELELSNEDIYRVNGPLDLTVLFSLVGQLEDLFPELLFKPYTPQLPSSLSKNNVFELALERDVFFHHPYESFEPIVEFIKEASEDPDTLAIKQTLYRVSSDSPIIQALKNAAENGKQVTVLVELKARFDEENNVQWARMLEDAGCNVIYGMTFLKTHSKITLVIKKVKGKVTPFVHLGTGNYNDKTAKIYTDMGIITTNPQIGQDAINFFNYLSGYSLKPDYNELIVAPFEIRDFFVEHIEQEMKSHKEHGNGLIIAKMNSLTDKKVIKKLFEASQCGVKIKLIIRGICCLKPGIKGVSENIEVISIVGRFLEHSRIYYFYHNGQEKMYLSSADMMTRNMIKRVEILFPVLDPNLVKRLKGIVDLQLNDGLKGRIQNNEGVYQYNDAGNKHMNSQEMLMDEAMLAGKEMRKSHLNIGRPVTSKRSNLINKFKERLKR; this is translated from the coding sequence GGGTTGAAAGACCAAGTTAAGATGAATTTTAATGAACCAGAGAATAAAGCGCAATTGACACCTAAAGAACAACTTATCGGCATTGAAAAGAAAAATAGAGTGAACGTCGAGCTTCAATATAAGCGATTTAATGAATTAAAAGATTTGTTAAAGAACTATAAAATATTTATTACACAACCAGAAAGATTGCCAGAACCATTGATTGAGCAGCTTCAACATCAATTTAACACTGAAATATTACCAACACTTTCACCGTTAGGGATAGATGCATACAGGCCATTCCCAAAACTAAATAACAAAATGTTGAATTTGTTTGTAGATATTAGGTTAAATGATGGTGAAATTAAATCAGCAATCGTACCCGTTCCAACATTATTAGATAGAATTATTAAGTTAGAACATGAAGGGGTTAAATATATTGTATTTCTTGAAGACGTCATTTCATTATTTATAAAACAATTATTTAATGGGTATGAAGTGATTAATACGTACACATTTAGGGTGACAAGAAATGCAGATTTAACAATTCATGAAGAAGGTGCAGAAGATTTATTAATAGAAATTGAACGATTTTTGAAAGAAAGAAAAAGTGGTGCAGCAGTTAGACTTGAAATTGATCGTAGACATATAGATTCAGAAGTGAAGAGTATTTTCTTAATGAATGAACTTGAGTTATCAAATGAAGATATTTACAGAGTTAATGGTCCACTAGATTTAACAGTGTTATTCTCTCTTGTAGGACAATTAGAAGATTTATTCCCAGAACTATTATTTAAACCATATACACCACAATTACCTTCCTCATTAAGTAAAAATAATGTTTTTGAATTAGCATTGGAAAGAGACGTATTTTTCCATCATCCATATGAATCTTTTGAGCCGATTGTTGAATTTATAAAAGAAGCTTCAGAAGATCCAGATACACTTGCTATTAAGCAAACACTTTACCGTGTGAGTAGTGATTCACCGATCATTCAAGCTTTAAAAAATGCAGCTGAAAATGGTAAACAAGTTACAGTACTTGTTGAATTAAAAGCGCGTTTTGATGAAGAAAACAACGTTCAGTGGGCTAGAATGTTGGAGGATGCAGGTTGTAATGTTATATATGGTATGACATTCCTTAAAACACATAGTAAAATTACGCTAGTTATTAAGAAAGTTAAAGGAAAAGTGACACCTTTCGTTCATTTAGGAACAGGAAATTACAATGATAAGACAGCTAAAATATATACAGATATGGGTATTATTACGACAAACCCACAAATAGGGCAAGATGCGATTAACTTCTTTAACTATTTAAGTGGTTATTCATTAAAGCCTGATTATAATGAGCTAATCGTCGCACCATTTGAAATACGAGATTTCTTTGTTGAACATATTGAACAAGAAATGAAGTCTCATAAAGAACATGGCAATGGTCTCATTATCGCTAAAATGAATTCGTTAACAGATAAAAAAGTAATTAAAAAATTATTTGAAGCATCACAATGTGGTGTTAAAATCAAACTGATTATCCGAGGAATTTGTTGTCTTAAACCAGGTATTAAAGGTGTAAGTGAAAATATCGAAGTCATCAGTATTGTAGGTAGATTTTTAGAACATTCAAGAATCTATTATTTCTATCATAATGGACAAGAAAAAATGTATCTTTCTTCAGCTGATATGATGACAAGAAATATGATTAAACGTGTAGAAATATTATTCCCAGTATTAGATCCTAATTTAGTTAAACGTTTAAAAGGTATTGTTGATTTACAACTCAATGATGGACTAAAAGGACGTATTCAAAATAATGAAGGTGTATATCAATACAATGATGCAGGGAATAAACATATGAACTCACAAGAAATGTTAATGGATGAGGCAATGTTAGCAGGGAAAGAAATGAGAAAGTCTCATTTGAATATAGGGAGACCTGTAACGAGTAAAAGAAGTAACTTAATTAATAAATTTAAAGAAAGATTAAAGCGATAA
- the fakA gene encoding fatty acid kinase catalytic subunit FakA — MNKIDGKLFADMIVQGSDSLSNNADFVDSLNVFPVPDGDTGTNMNLSMSSGAAEVKAHSNAHIGEVGKIFSKGLLMGARGNSGVILSQLFRGFSKSIENEQEIDAQQFAKAFQAGVNTAYKAVMKPVEGTILTVARVAGEAAVKAAESTEDVITVMEVVIKEGQTALENTPNQLPVLKEVDVVDSGGQGLMFVYEGFLATLKGERIQPAKEKVDTDKFINDDHDFGGVINTEDIVYGYCTEIMVRFGKDKKAFDEEQFREDMSQFGDSLLVISDDEIVKVHVHSETPGEVLSYGSQYGELIKIKIENMREQHREVLRKNADKKIKQEQQQEEIETAVITISMGEGITTLFKSLGATHVISGGQTMNPSTEDIVKVVKQSGCKNAIILPNNKNIIMAAEQVEHLVDIPVAVVASKTVSQGLSAMLNLNLEQSIEENKAHMEDAMRFVKSGSVTYAVRDTNIDGITIKKGEFMGIHESSIKVSDADHLTASKKLIDEMIDEDSEILTIIKGEDATDEEVDQLVSYVEENYDEVEVEVHQGDQPIYSFLFSVE, encoded by the coding sequence ATGAATAAGATTGACGGCAAATTGTTTGCTGATATGATCGTACAAGGATCAGATAGTTTATCAAACAATGCAGATTTTGTAGATTCTTTAAATGTGTTCCCTGTACCAGATGGAGATACAGGAACAAATATGAATTTATCAATGTCATCAGGTGCAGCAGAGGTTAAAGCTCATAGTAATGCACATATCGGTGAGGTTGGTAAAATATTTTCTAAAGGATTGTTAATGGGCGCAAGAGGTAACTCAGGTGTTATCTTGTCTCAATTATTTAGAGGATTCTCAAAATCGATTGAGAATGAACAAGAAATTGATGCTCAACAATTCGCTAAAGCGTTCCAAGCAGGTGTGAATACAGCATATAAAGCTGTAATGAAACCAGTTGAAGGAACGATTTTAACAGTTGCGAGAGTAGCTGGAGAAGCGGCTGTTAAAGCAGCTGAATCAACAGAAGATGTTATAACAGTTATGGAAGTAGTTATTAAAGAAGGTCAAACAGCATTAGAAAACACACCAAACCAACTACCTGTACTTAAAGAAGTAGATGTTGTGGATAGTGGTGGACAAGGTTTAATGTTTGTTTATGAAGGCTTCTTAGCAACATTAAAAGGCGAAAGAATTCAACCAGCTAAAGAAAAAGTAGATACAGACAAATTTATTAATGATGACCATGATTTCGGTGGTGTCATAAATACTGAAGATATCGTCTACGGCTACTGTACTGAAATTATGGTTCGCTTTGGAAAAGATAAAAAAGCATTCGATGAAGAACAATTCAGAGAAGATATGAGTCAATTCGGTGATTCATTGCTTGTAATCTCTGATGATGAAATCGTAAAAGTACATGTTCATTCTGAAACACCAGGTGAAGTATTATCTTACGGTAGCCAATACGGTGAACTCATTAAAATTAAAATCGAAAATATGCGTGAACAACATAGAGAAGTACTTCGTAAAAACGCAGATAAAAAGATCAAACAAGAACAACAGCAAGAAGAGATTGAAACAGCAGTTATTACAATTTCAATGGGTGAAGGAATCACAACATTATTTAAATCACTTGGTGCAACACATGTCATCAGCGGTGGCCAAACTATGAATCCTTCAACAGAAGATATCGTAAAAGTTGTAAAACAATCAGGTTGTAAAAATGCAATCATCTTACCAAATAATAAAAATATTATTATGGCAGCTGAGCAAGTTGAACATTTAGTTGATATACCTGTAGCTGTTGTCGCATCAAAAACAGTATCTCAAGGTCTTTCAGCAATGTTAAATCTTAACTTAGAGCAATCAATCGAAGAGAATAAAGCGCATATGGAAGATGCAATGCGTTTTGTAAAATCAGGTTCTGTAACATATGCTGTAAGAGACACAAATATAGATGGTATTACAATTAAAAAAGGTGAGTTCATGGGTATCCATGAAAGTAGTATTAAAGTAAGTGATGCTGACCACCTAACAGCTAGTAAAAAGCTTATCGATGAAATGATTGATGAAGACAGTGAAATTTTAACAATTATTAAAGGTGAAGACGCTACTGATGAAGAAGTCGATCAACTAGTATCATATGTTGAAGAAAACTATGATGAAGTTGAAGTAGAAGTACATCAAGGTGACCAACCAATTTACTCATTCTTATTCTCAGTAGAATAA
- a CDS encoding response regulator transcription factor — translation MVTCLVVDDDKFILNDLKREIEREHINVITSLSGEEALEVVEHKYIDIAVVDIMMPGMDGFELCQILKDSFDIPVIMLTARDELSDKENAFLAGTDDYVTKPFEIKELIFRIKAVLRRFKINSSNELQIGNTHINSVDMEITINQKTMLLPKKEFALLDYLMRNKDKVLQRDKIIEVVWGIDFEGDERTLDVHIKRIRKRLEKLESDVLIKTVRGVGYKAVLAHEV, via the coding sequence ATGGTAACTTGTTTAGTTGTAGATGATGATAAATTTATCTTAAATGATTTGAAGCGAGAAATTGAACGTGAACATATAAATGTTATAACAAGTCTCAGTGGTGAGGAAGCTTTAGAAGTTGTAGAGCATAAATATATTGATATTGCTGTTGTAGATATTATGATGCCAGGTATGGACGGCTTTGAATTGTGTCAAATACTTAAAGATAGTTTTGATATTCCAGTTATCATGTTAACTGCAAGAGATGAGTTGAGTGATAAAGAAAATGCATTTCTAGCAGGAACAGATGATTACGTAACAAAACCATTTGAAATTAAAGAGTTAATATTTAGAATAAAAGCTGTACTACGCAGATTTAAAATTAATTCATCCAATGAACTTCAAATAGGTAATACACATATTAATAGTGTTGATATGGAAATAACGATTAATCAGAAAACAATGCTTTTACCAAAGAAAGAATTTGCATTACTAGATTATTTAATGCGTAACAAAGATAAAGTATTACAACGAGACAAAATCATTGAAGTTGTATGGGGTATTGATTTTGAGGGAGACGAGCGGACGCTCGATGTACATATTAAACGTATTAGAAAGCGATTAGAAAAGTTAGAGAGCGATGTCTTGATTAAAACCGTGAGAGGCGTTGGTTACAAGGCGGTGCTTGCTCATGAGGTTTAA
- a CDS encoding IS110 family RNA-guided transposase, protein MKLKLLKFNNLGVIFIEYFGIDVGKGKSFIAHYSNNEFVKEFEITHDNNGFESLNKYIKDFAGVYFLFEATGIYSKVLEKFCTVNNISFCVINPLEAKLLTNSLRNWKTDKSDAHKLAVLAKNINKKPSRNLMEEKYVKLRELTRYYEEINNQQNYLKNQLIQLLDMTFPELQNLFKDRYSKLALQVASKFPHPDFVDSNEIEELKNTINSCTEKNLSEKKKAQYAKKLVEFSMVSYPSVSKDSFLTDKLIYVIEDLLNLMKRHASIKQRLLVLAEEFEEFKIIKSIPGIGDLTAIMIIGELGDIKSFDSHKQLNAYVGIDIKRYQSGKTHFKDKINKRGNKHARSLFYLIIKNFLLGQRLFKNHIIDYYYKLKKQPNGKGHKTASIACVNKLLKTIHYLVINNKEYDYHLSPH, encoded by the coding sequence GTGAAGTTAAAGCTTCTTAAATTTAATAACTTAGGAGTGATTTTTATCGAATATTTTGGTATAGATGTTGGAAAAGGAAAGAGTTTTATTGCACATTATTCAAACAATGAATTTGTTAAAGAATTTGAAATTACCCACGATAATAATGGTTTTGAGTCACTAAACAAATATATAAAGGATTTCGCAGGAGTATATTTTTTATTTGAAGCTACTGGTATATATTCAAAAGTGTTAGAGAAATTCTGTACAGTTAACAACATTTCATTTTGTGTAATTAATCCTCTTGAGGCAAAATTACTAACTAATTCTTTAAGAAATTGGAAAACAGATAAATCTGATGCACATAAACTTGCCGTTTTAGCTAAAAATATAAATAAAAAACCTTCTAGAAATTTAATGGAAGAAAAATACGTAAAACTGAGAGAACTGACAAGATACTATGAAGAAATTAACAATCAACAAAATTACTTAAAAAACCAATTGATTCAGTTACTAGATATGACTTTTCCAGAATTACAAAACCTATTTAAGGATAGATATTCAAAATTGGCTTTACAAGTAGCTAGTAAGTTCCCACATCCTGACTTTGTTGATTCTAATGAAATTGAAGAACTAAAAAATACAATTAATAGTTGTACAGAAAAAAATCTATCAGAGAAAAAGAAAGCACAATATGCAAAAAAACTCGTAGAGTTCTCTATGGTCAGTTATCCTTCTGTTTCTAAAGATTCATTTTTAACAGATAAATTAATTTATGTGATTGAAGATTTATTAAATCTAATGAAACGGCATGCTTCTATAAAACAAAGGTTATTAGTGTTAGCTGAGGAATTCGAAGAATTTAAAATAATTAAATCTATTCCTGGCATTGGTGATTTAACAGCCATAATGATTATTGGCGAATTAGGTGACATCAAATCCTTTGATTCTCATAAACAATTGAATGCATATGTAGGCATTGATATAAAAAGATATCAGTCTGGTAAAACGCATTTTAAAGATAAAATTAACAAACGTGGAAACAAACATGCTAGATCATTATTTTACTTAATCATTAAAAATTTCCTGTTGGGTCAAAGGTTATTTAAAAATCATATTATCGACTATTATTACAAATTAAAAAAGCAGCCTAATGGCAAAGGCCACAAGACTGCTTCAATAGCTTGCGTTAACAAGCTACTTAAAACCATTCATTATCTAGTTATAAATAATAAAGAATATGATTATCACTTGTCTCCACACTGA
- the rsgA gene encoding ribosome small subunit-dependent GTPase A — MKTGRIIKSISGDYSVQADDGIYITRARGLFRKKKTSPVVGDIVDFQVENETGGYIQHIHERENILLRPPVSNIHKVIVVMSASEPAFSQQLLDRFLVVVHSYNITPIICVTKKDLATDDEIQQIQDKLAQYQSIGYETLFIGEEDDVSNAIKPLIDGIIVLSGQSGVGKSTIMNRLFEDLNLETNKISKALNRGKHTTRHVELYELDGGYLADTPGFSALDFSHIEKEELADLFPEFEAIKSQCKFRNCTHINEPKCAVKESIQDNHFYQLRYKHYLTLFEEIQNRKVRY, encoded by the coding sequence TTGAAAACGGGTCGTATTATTAAATCAATAAGTGGAGATTATTCAGTACAAGCTGACGATGGTATATATATTACGAGAGCTCGAGGGTTATTCAGAAAGAAAAAGACATCTCCTGTTGTCGGAGATATTGTTGATTTTCAAGTTGAAAATGAAACGGGTGGGTATATTCAACATATTCATGAACGTGAGAATATATTATTAAGACCACCAGTCTCAAATATTCATAAAGTTATTGTCGTGATGAGCGCATCAGAACCAGCGTTTAGTCAACAATTATTAGATAGATTTCTCGTAGTCGTTCATTCATACAATATTACACCGATAATATGTGTAACTAAAAAAGATCTCGCTACTGATGATGAAATTCAACAAATTCAAGATAAATTAGCTCAATATCAATCAATTGGATATGAAACTTTATTTATAGGCGAAGAAGATGATGTATCAAATGCGATTAAACCTTTAATTGACGGTATAATCGTGTTAAGCGGCCAATCTGGTGTTGGTAAATCCACGATTATGAATAGATTATTCGAGGATTTGAATTTAGAAACGAACAAAATCTCAAAAGCGCTTAATCGTGGTAAACATACGACAAGACACGTTGAGTTGTATGAGCTAGATGGTGGTTATTTAGCGGATACACCTGGATTTAGCGCATTAGACTTTTCACATATTGAAAAGGAAGAACTTGCAGATTTATTCCCAGAATTTGAAGCTATTAAATCACAGTGTAAATTTAGAAATTGTACGCACATTAATGAACCTAAATGTGCAGTAAAAGAAAGCATACAAGACAATCATTTTTATCAGTTAAGATATAAGCACTATTTGACATTATTCGAAGAAATTCAAAATAGAAAGGTAAGATATTAA
- a CDS encoding sensor histidine kinase, producing MRFKSLAQRITIYTIVVMLVSAILGFILTNIYYHIDLKEKNDHKVFNTLKDVQDYIDHDNEMSLDNYLNHLSELHYQAVIYNDKLKPTYYGDNFRKYNLDNQAVEDVLDGKTYHGIKNRPFNIFITGFFDNETRNTVGIKIQHQGNDYALFLRPSVGSMLGEFRIFLAILLVLLVVISLVLVLFSSYSLANPIRRLMKTTESLRKGDFDVDIKVTRDDEIGILQHRFIKMRDELKQLEMMRQSFVQNVSHEIKSPLQSILSLLRELEHEQDENNKIQIIEDIYARAYRLSNLTKQLLLLSELDNSEHLSFNETVHVQKVIKEVVQNLNFLLEDNEISVLFDMDDLTIKGNHKLLYQALYNILNNAIKYSPKHSMIQIDLKEENEFVKVSIIDEGYGMTEKQLKHIKDRFYKGDQSHNIHVDSNGLGLSIVDSIIEHHDAQIFFESEVDKGTEVTILFKQHK from the coding sequence ATGAGGTTTAAGTCTTTAGCGCAACGTATAACGATTTATACAATAGTTGTGATGCTCGTAAGTGCTATTTTAGGGTTCATTCTGACAAATATTTATTATCATATAGATTTAAAAGAAAAAAATGACCACAAAGTATTTAATACTTTAAAAGATGTTCAAGATTATATTGATCATGACAATGAAATGTCGTTAGATAATTATTTAAATCACTTAAGCGAACTTCATTATCAGGCTGTAATATATAACGATAAGTTGAAACCGACTTACTATGGTGATAACTTTAGAAAATATAATTTAGATAATCAAGCAGTTGAAGATGTATTAGACGGTAAAACGTATCATGGTATTAAGAATAGACCGTTTAATATTTTTATTACAGGATTCTTTGATAATGAAACGAGAAACACTGTCGGTATCAAGATTCAACATCAAGGTAATGATTATGCCTTATTCTTAAGACCTAGTGTCGGTTCTATGTTAGGTGAATTTAGAATATTTTTAGCGATATTACTTGTGTTACTTGTCGTTATTTCATTAGTGCTCGTGCTATTTTCAAGTTATTCATTGGCAAACCCAATTAGACGACTTATGAAGACAACAGAATCATTACGTAAAGGTGATTTTGATGTGGATATCAAAGTAACACGTGACGATGAAATAGGTATATTACAACATCGATTTATTAAGATGAGAGATGAACTTAAACAACTAGAAATGATGAGACAATCCTTTGTTCAAAATGTATCTCATGAAATTAAATCTCCACTTCAATCTATTTTAAGTTTATTAAGAGAACTTGAACATGAACAAGATGAAAATAACAAAATACAAATTATAGAAGATATATATGCTAGGGCATACCGTTTGAGTAATTTAACGAAACAATTACTGCTGTTATCGGAGTTAGATAATAGTGAACATCTATCATTTAATGAAACAGTACATGTTCAAAAAGTCATCAAAGAAGTCGTTCAAAATCTGAATTTCTTATTAGAAGATAATGAAATCTCAGTTCTGTTTGATATGGATGATTTAACTATTAAAGGTAATCATAAATTACTTTATCAAGCGCTCTATAATATATTAAATAATGCTATTAAATACTCACCTAAACATAGTATGATACAAATTGATCTTAAAGAAGAAAATGAATTTGTAAAAGTTTCTATTATTGATGAAGGTTATGGCATGACTGAGAAACAACTGAAACATATTAAAGATCGATTTTATAAAGGCGATCAATCACATAATATTCATGTTGATAGTAACGGTCTTGGTTTATCAATTGTGGATTCAATTATTGAACATCATGATGCTCAAATCTTCTTCGAAAGTGAAGTCGATAAAGGGACGGAAGTAACGATTTTGTTTAAGCAACATAAATAA
- a CDS encoding thiamine diphosphokinase: MKVNLLCSMRHINEHILQDEKHIDWIGVDRGTIELIKHDIKPVAAIGDFDSVSDEEYQQIINHIDIDPVNKEKDDTDLALAVNLAVELGYEEIRIYGATGGRLDHFMGAVQILTKPEFLEDNIQITLVDEQNEITVLKAGNHRISQVEGMKYVSFIPLSTNIRIKLEEFKYDLPFTTLAQGSTLTISNEFKAGHENPLVTVELGNILMVQSKDK, encoded by the coding sequence GTGAAAGTAAATCTATTATGTAGTATGCGTCATATCAATGAACATATTCTTCAAGATGAAAAGCACATTGATTGGATAGGTGTAGATAGAGGCACAATTGAATTAATTAAACATGATATTAAACCTGTTGCTGCTATAGGAGATTTTGATTCGGTATCAGATGAAGAGTATCAACAAATTATTAATCATATCGATATTGATCCGGTTAATAAAGAAAAGGATGATACGGATCTTGCATTAGCGGTTAACTTAGCAGTAGAACTCGGATATGAAGAAATTAGAATATATGGTGCGACAGGTGGCAGATTAGATCATTTTATGGGTGCTGTTCAAATATTAACGAAACCAGAATTTCTGGAAGATAATATTCAAATCACGCTCGTAGATGAGCAGAATGAAATTACAGTATTAAAAGCAGGAAATCATCGAATTTCACAAGTAGAAGGCATGAAATATGTGTCGTTTATTCCGTTAAGTACGAATATTAGAATAAAATTAGAAGAATTTAAATATGATTTGCCATTTACTACTTTGGCACAAGGCTCAACGTTAACAATTAGCAATGAGTTTAAAGCCGGTCATGAAAACCCATTAGTGACAGTTGAACTTGGCAATATATTGATGGTACAAAGTAAAGATAAATAA
- the rpmB gene encoding 50S ribosomal protein L28: MAKECFVTGRKARTGNHRSHALNANRRRWNANLQKVRILVDGKPKRVWVSARALKSGKVTRV, from the coding sequence ATGGCTAAAGAATGTTTCGTAACAGGTCGTAAAGCTAGAACTGGTAACCACCGTTCTCACGCATTAAATGCTAACAGACGTCGTTGGAACGCTAATTTACAAAAAGTTAGAATCTTAGTTGACGGTAAACCTAAACGTGTATGGGTTTCAGCTCGTGCGCTTAAATCAGGTAAAGTTACACGCGTTTAA
- a CDS encoding Asp23/Gls24 family envelope stress response protein has product MTLEITNEYGSIDISNDVIATLAGGAAVECYGIVGMASKHQVRDGIAEILGRDNYAKGVIVSQNEGVLDVDMYIIVSYGTKISEIANNVQSAVKYTLEQSLNLKVNAVNIYIQGVRVINDDEEA; this is encoded by the coding sequence ATGACTTTAGAAATTACAAATGAGTATGGAAGTATCGATATTTCAAATGACGTTATTGCAACGCTTGCTGGCGGAGCTGCCGTAGAATGTTATGGTATCGTTGGTATGGCAAGTAAACATCAAGTTAGAGACGGCATTGCAGAAATTCTTGGGCGTGATAATTATGCCAAAGGTGTTATTGTATCTCAAAACGAAGGTGTTCTTGATGTAGATATGTATATAATTGTGAGTTATGGTACGAAAATCTCAGAAATAGCAAACAATGTCCAATCTGCTGTTAAATATACTTTAGAACAATCATTAAATTTAAAAGTCAATGCAGTCAACATATATATCCAAGGTGTTAGAGTTATTAATGATGATGAGGAAGCATAG
- the sdaAB gene encoding L-serine ammonia-lyase, iron-sulfur-dependent subunit beta: MKYRSVFDIIGPVMVGPSSSHTAGAVRIGLIARGLFDGKPEHIDIYLYGSFMETYKGHGTDVALVGGILGYDTDDDRIKTSLQDAEQQQIDVNFIEMFEERSHPNTAIINMRNKEMEISVEGISIGGGKVEIVAINGFQIAISGNYPALLVFHKDTFGTIGKVTNVFGDYRINVGSMQVARKEKGELALMTCELDDDIPQEVLNKIKEIDGVQTVTLMGES, from the coding sequence ATGAAATATAGAAGTGTCTTTGACATTATTGGTCCAGTAATGGTTGGACCATCTTCATCACATACTGCTGGTGCAGTAAGAATTGGATTAATAGCTAGAGGTTTATTTGATGGTAAACCTGAACATATTGATATATATTTATATGGGTCTTTCATGGAAACTTATAAAGGACATGGAACTGATGTTGCATTAGTCGGCGGTATTTTAGGCTATGATACAGACGATGATCGAATTAAAACAAGTCTTCAAGATGCTGAGCAACAACAGATTGATGTAAACTTTATCGAAATGTTTGAAGAGCGATCACATCCGAATACTGCAATTATCAACATGAGAAATAAAGAAATGGAAATTTCAGTAGAAGGTATTTCTATTGGTGGTGGTAAAGTTGAAATCGTTGCGATCAACGGATTCCAAATTGCCATTAGTGGAAATTATCCTGCGTTACTTGTTTTTCATAAGGATACTTTTGGCACAATCGGGAAAGTGACCAATGTCTTTGGTGATTATCGTATTAATGTTGGTAGTATGCAAGTGGCTCGTAAAGAAAAAGGTGAGCTTGCATTAATGACGTGTGAATTAGATGATGATATTCCACAAGAAGTCTTAAATAAAATTAAAGAAATTGATGGTGTACAAACAGTCACATTAATGGGGGAATCATAA